The Drosophila nasuta strain 15112-1781.00 chromosome 2L, ASM2355853v1, whole genome shotgun sequence genome window below encodes:
- the LOC132798393 gene encoding atrophin-1, which yields MFNNPQHFKLLLLLLCPLAFGQGQHLEPLHRNKRTLTTICVEIQPSGPQNEPYFMCKGADFANDPVPAAVPAAAAPPVPQPAPQAYQQSVPQSASQTYQQPAPHQSPASAAQLSDQPIYNYGQPLTPFPSFPSFGAGFFQHPQSYESAPATPPSPPPSPPAPPAESPGAVAYGAGPAAAVAFPPAPAAPSYGLPAVPYPAAGGPAAAARGAAPVAGPAATPTAYAAPGAKKSPPAAQHKSSASIGDSRHRVELDDSVLGMPNVGFKQEELHSQYRQPVGTLEPPMAFMPLGQPAAVPHPHYDDPIMRTFYASLGHEEPQLGQAAIPNEPLVAQVAPANAPYQEAPKYPTSSVAPADGNACNSCNRPCSTPAADNCPSYQHVIIAMPCYGQQQPTHYLAVPGQPQASAAPSLAREPIVGSSFGSAWPQLTPPFGAAFHNIGPQMGPAFNMPSPQVGAAFGMPNPQLSAHGFAMQAPQGGSHGFAMPAPQVGAAFGMPSPQVGAPFGMAPVLNPFGPFGSLNPFNPFNRILGAAAPTTPQPRLHLFGAPEEGTTVATSTTTGPQPSQSTAKYSSNPTASPTKMSTESADVSVGASREAEHEQKEADEDDDETTDDAAQHATESPSADDTTHDDADDAEQNKSVEAKPPTVNELVTKGEDKLKVDKRKRHNSRSRSYTRKLPKLT from the coding sequence ATGTTCAATAATCCACAACATTTTAAGCTACTATTGCTTCTGCTGTGTCCACTGGCTTTTGGCCAGGGGCAGCACTTGGAGCCACTGCATCGCAATAAACGCACATTGACGACCATCTGTGTGGAGATTCAACCAAGTGGGCCACAGAACGAACCGTACTTTATGTGCAAGGGCGCGGATTTCGCTAATGATCCGGTTCCAGCTGCTGttcctgctgcagctgctccgCCAGTTCCTCAGCCAGCACCTCAAGCTTATCAACAGTCAGTTCCACAGTCAGCTTCGCAGACGTATCAACAGCCAGCTCCTCATCAGTCTCCTGCGTCAGCTGCCCAGCTATCGGATCAACCCATTTACAACTATGGACAACCATTGACGCCATTTCCTTCATTTCCCAGCTTTGGCGCTGGGTTTTTTCAGCACCCCCAAAGTTACGAATCAGCGCCAGCAACGCCTCCATCACCGCCTCCATCGCCGCCAGCGCCGCCAGCTGAATCCCCTGGAGCTGTCGCCTATGGAGCTGgaccagcagctgctgttgcctttcCGCCTGCGCCTGCTGCGCCATCATATGGCCTACCAGCAGTTCCTTACCCAGCTGCAGGCggcccagcagcagctgcacgAGGAGCTGCTCCAGTCGCAGGCCCAGCGGCCACGCCCACTGCATATGCTGCTCCAGGGGCTAAGAAATCGCCGCCAGCTGCTCAGCACAAGTCGAGTGCATCGATAGGCGACAGTCGACATCGCGTCGAGTTGGATGACAGTGTGCTGGGCATGCCCAATGTGGGCTTCAAGCAAGAGGAGCTCCACTCGCAGTATAGACAACCAGTTGGAACCTTGGAGCCACCCATGGCATTCATGCCACTTGGACAGCCGGCAGCTGTGCCGCATCCTCACTACGATGATCCCATAATGCGTACGTTTTATGCCAGCTTGGGGCATGAGGAACCGCAGCTAGGACAGGCGGCGATTCCCAATGAACCGCTTGTTGCACAAGTGGCACCTGCGAATGCTCCCTATCAAGAGGCACCCAAGTATCCCACTTCAAGTGTTGCTCCCGCCGATGGGAATGCATGCAACTCTTGCAATCGTCCCTGCTCCACACCAGCTGCTGACAACTGTCCCAGCTATCAGCATGTGATCATTGCCATGCCCTGCTATGGACAACAGCAGCCCACGCATTATCTGGCTGTGCCTGGTCAACCTCAAGCCTCAGCTGCTCCATCCTTGGCACGTGAGCCAATTGTGGGCAGCTCTTTTGGAAGCGCCTGGCCACAGCTGACACCTCCATTTGGCGCTGCCTTCCACAACATAGGACCGCAGATGGGACCTGCTTTTAATATGCCGTCTCCCCAAGTAGGAGCTGCCTTTGGCATGCCAAATCCTCAGCTGTCAGCTCATGGCTTTGCTATGCAAGCACCCCAAGGCGGATCCCATGGCTTTGCCATGCCAGCACCTCAAGTTGGAGCCGCCTTTGGCATGCCTTCGCCCCAAGTTGGAGCTCCTTTTGGCATGGCACCTGTGCTGAATCCCTTTGGACCCTTTGGCAGTCTAAACCCCTTTAATCCCTTCAATAGAATTTTAGGAGCTGCAGCACCAACGACGCCCCAACCGCGTCTGCATCTCTTTGGGGCGCCAGAAGAAGGCACCACAGTCGCAACCTCAACCACAACAGGTCCACAACCTTCCCAATCGACAGCAAAGTATTCCAGCAACCCAACTGCGTCACCCACCAAGATGAGCACTGAGTCAGCTGATGTCAGTGTTGGTGCCTCACGAGAAGCTGAGCATGAACAAAAGGAAGCCGATGAAGATGACGATGAGACAACCGATGATGCAGCGCAGCATGCCACTGAGTCGCCCTCTGCCGATGACACCACTCACGATGATGCCGACGACGCTGAGCAGAACAAATCTGTTGAAGCGAAACCGCCAACGGTTAATGAGCTTGTCACAAAGGGAGAGGACAAACTGAAGGTTGACAAACGGAAGCGACACAACTCCCGCTCCCGTTCATATACAAGGAAGTTGCCCAAGCTCACTTAA
- the LOC132793799 gene encoding mitochondrial uncoupling protein 4C-like, whose product MDNDVSKDYPVLRSSLQCVKHSPSPGLPLVYLNTFLSASFAELFTFPLDVTKTRLHLQGETAEMAHAKGSQTRGMWGTFAGMAREEGLRGVYGGLSAMIIRNLFFNGPRVVFYDFIRRQLIYVDNQGKEVLTVFRGFLSSCLAGCTAQAIANPLDIVKIRMQVEGRRRALGYPARVSNVKQALEYIYMQGGIKSMWKGVGPSCLRAMLLTTGDVAVYDLSKRNIISMIGLEDGKLVQFLASVSSGLAASVLSTPTDVVKSRIMNQPVNERGQGMHYKNAFDCYYKLITQEGIMAMYKGFLPCWLRVGPYNIFFWIAFEQLLRLQGQHSF is encoded by the exons ATGGATAATGATGTATCCAAAGATTATCCAGTGCTTCGTTCATCATTGCAGTGCGTCAAGCACTCGCCCAGTCCCGGACTTCCGCTGGTCTACCTCAACACCTTCCTAAGCGCATCGTTCGCCGAGCTCTTTACATTTCCCCTAGACGTGACAAAGACGCGACTGCATCTTCAGGGCGAAACGGCGGAAATGGCGCATGCCAAGGGTAGCCAAACACGTGGCATGTGGGGCACATTTGCGGGCATGGCGCGCGAGGAGGGATTGCGTGGCGTCTATGGCGGACTTTCGGCCATGATTATACGGAATTTATTCTTCAATGGGCCACGCGTTGTATTCTATGATTTCATTCGCCGGCAGCTCATCTATGTGGACAATCAGGGCAAGGAAGTGTTGACCGTATTTCGGGGTTTCCTCTCCAGTTGCCTGGCGGGTTGCACGGCTCAGGCGATTGCCAATCCCCTAGATATCGTGAAGATCCGCATGCAAGTTGAGGGCCGACGCCGTGCCCTTGGATATCCGGCACGGGTTAGCAATGTGAAGCAGGCGTTGGAGTATATCTATATGCAGGGTGGCATCAAGAGCATGTGGAAGGGCGTGGGACCAAGCTGTCTGCGTGCCATGCTGCTGACAACGG GCGACGTGGCTGTTTATGACCTCAGCAAGCGAAATATAATCTCCATGATTGGCTTAGAAGACGGCAAGCTTGTGCAGTTTTTGGCCTCAGTCTCCTCAGGATTGGCAGCCAGTGTGCTGAGCACTCCCACCGATGTTGTCAAATCACGAATCATGAATCAGCCGGTGAATGAAAGGGGTCAGGGAATGCACTATAAGAACGCCTTCGATTGCTATTACAAACTTATTACCCAGGAAGGCATTATGGCCATGTATAAAGGCTTTCTGCCATGTTGGTTACGCGTTGGTCCTTATAACATATTCTTCTGGATCGCCTTCGAGCAGTTGCTTCGTCTGCAGGGTCAACATAGTTTTTGA
- the LOC132785589 gene encoding mitochondrial uncoupling protein 4C-like: MDKDRNNYWHMRTPYDTSVVIRSYHEELSLGNLFQFYANTLVGANIAGALVHSMDVNPLRLLAKVTDMSLHQMSPEPSAKSLYAGISTVLLRGFLFNSLRVTLYDVFRRQFFYMDAINEEMISIPGALVSGSIAGCIAQALYHPLEHLHREAFSWTRAIKTIQSKSLWHAMPLSCTQACLLTLGDVAAYDLSKQVLRKQLQLPENLTLHLPAALFAGLAASLLSHPVEVMRLHLLQQPLNERGKRSVEYLLKFMQEEGSSKLFKGLLPACLRSSSWSVIFWLCVEQLREWEGQRGF, translated from the coding sequence ATGGATAAAGATCGTAATAATTATTGGCATATGCGCACACCTTACGATACATCTGTCGTGATAAGAAGCTACCATGAAGAACTCTCATTGGGCAATCTCTTTCAATTCTATGCCAACACATTGGTGGGTGCTAACATTGCTGGAGCTCTTGTCCATTCGATGGATGTTAATCCGCTGCGTCTGTTGGCCAAAGTTACAGACATGTCGTTGCATCAAATGTCTCCTGAACCGTCAGCAAAGTCTCTTTATGCTGGCATCTCCACGGTGCTGTTACGTGGTTTCCTATTCAACTCGCTGCGCGTCACGCTCTACGATGTGTTTCGCCGCCAATTCTTCTACATGGATGCGATCAACGAGGAGATGATCAGCATTCCAGGTGCACTCGTGAGCGGCAGTATTGCTGGTTGCATTGCTCAGGCACTTTATCATCCCTTGGAGCACTTACATCGTGAAGCATTCAGTTGGACGAGAGCCATCAAAACCATACAAAGCAAATCGCTGTGGCACGCAATGCCACTGAGTTGCACGCAAGCCTGCCTCTTGACTTTGGGCGATGTGGCGGCCTACGATCTTAGCAAGCAAGTGCTAAGGAAGCAACTGCAGCTACCGGAGAATCTAACGCTTCATTTACCCGCCGCCTTGTTCGCCGGACTGGCAGCCAGTTTGCTCAGCCATCCAGTCGAGGTGATGCGCTTGCATCTCTTGCAACAACCGTTGAATGAGCGTGGCAAGAGAAGCGTCGAGTATCTGCTCAAGTTTATGCAGGAAGAAGGTTCTTCGAAACTGTTCAAAGGACTCTTGCCAGCCTGCCTCAGATCGAGCTCTTGGTCTGTGATATTTTGGCTGTGCGTGGAGCAGCTACGTGAATGGGAGGGTCAAAGGGGTTTCTAA
- the LOC132793714 gene encoding mitochondrial uncoupling protein 4C-like, which produces MDDSDSPNNELYRYGPPFYLASQKKVPFAEIYLTSFVSACTAEIVGYPFDVCKTRLHIQGELASKTASPVKYRGMVATAIGIIKEEGIHKLYGGISAMVLRHSIFTGLKMYLYDTFRNKLTVIDKDGKASLPFLRGALCGMMAGAGANMISSPTDLIKVQMQMEGKRRLMGEAPRIHNIFQALTSIYRAGGVPALWKGTVPNCTRAALVTMGDVSCYDQSKRRLMVLLDSPDNRLIQFMAAMIAGFTGAVLSTPADVVKSRIMNQPTDEKGRGLHYKGMIDCFTKLVREEGVVAMYKGFLPFWLRVGPWAMVFWTTFEQIRRFRGDEGY; this is translated from the exons ATGGATGACTCAGATAGCCCGAATAATGAACTTTACCGATATGGACCTCCGTTTTATTTGGCGTCCCAAAAGAAAGTCCCATTTGCCGAAATCTATTTGACATCTTTTGTATCAGCCTGCACAGCAGAAATTGTTGGATATCCCTTTGATGTCTGCAAGACGCGTCTGCATATTCAAGGTGAGCTCGCTAGTAAGACGGCATCGCCAGTGAAGTATCGTGGCATGGTGGCCACAGCGATTGGCATCATCAAGGAGGAGGGCATTCACAAGCTCTACGGCGGAATTTCGGCCATGGTGTTGCGACATTCGATCTTCACCGGTCTCAAAATGTACCTATATGACACCTTTCGTAACAAACTGACTGTCATCGATAAGGATGGCAAAGCCAGTTTACCATTTCTTCGTGGCGCCCTCTGTGGCATGATGGCGGGAGCTGGCGCCAATATGATCTCATCGCCCACCGATCTGATCAAggtgcaaatgcaaatggagGGCAAGCGACGTCTGATGGGTGAAGCGCCCAGAATACACAACATTTTCCAGGCTCTCACCTCAATCTACCGAGCTGGGGGAGTTCCCGCACTCTGGAAGGGCACGGTGCCCAATTGTACTCGAGCAGCTCTGGTCACAATGG GCGATGTTAGCTGCTACGATCAGAGCAAACGCAGGCTAATGGTGCTCCTTGACTCACCCGACAATCGACTCATACAGTTCATGGCAGCGATGATTGCGGGTTTCACTGGCGCTGTGCTCAGTACACCCGCAGATGTGGTCAAGTCGAGGATTATGAATCAGCCCACGGATGAGAAGGGTCGTGGTCTGCACTACAAGGGCATGATCGACTGTTTTACGAAGCTGGTGCGGGAGGAGGGAGTTGTGGCGATGTACAAGGGCTTCTTGCCCTTTTGGCTACGTGTCGGACCCTGGGCGATGGTGTTCTGGACGACATTCGAGCAGATTCGACGCTTCCGAGGCGATGAGGGTTATTAG
- the LOC132783891 gene encoding eukaryotic initiation factor 4A isoform X1 — MDDRTEIAQDGPAGMDPEGVIESTWHEVYDNFDDMNLREELLRGIYGYGFEKPSAIQQRAIIPCVKGRDVIAQAQSGTGKTATFSIAILQQIDTSIRECQALILAPTRELATQIQRVVMALGEYMKVHSHACIGGTNVREDARILESGCHVVVGTPGRVYDMINRKVLRTQHIKLFVLDEADEMLSRGFKDQIQDVFKMLPPDVQVILLSATMPPDVLEVSRCFMREPVSILVKKEELTLEGIKQFYVNVKQETWKLGTLCDLYDTLSITQSVIFCNTRRKVDQLTQEMSNHNFTVSAMHGDMEQRDREVIMKQFRSGSSRVLITTDLLARGIDVQQVSLVINYDLPSNRENYIHRIGRGGRFGRKGVAINFITDDDRRILKDIEQFYHTTIEEMPANIADLI, encoded by the exons AT GGATGATCGAACTGAAATAGCTCAAGATGGTCCCGCTGGCATGGACCCCGAGGGCGTCATCGAGTCGACCTGGCATGAGGTTTACGATAACTTCGATGACATGAATTTGCGCGAGGAGCTGCTGCGCGGCATCTATGGCTACGGTTTCGAGAAGCCATCGGCTATCCAACAGCGCGCCATCATTCCTTGCGTCAAGGGTCGCGATGTCATTGCCCAGGCTCAGTCCG gTACTGGCAAGACTGCCACCTTCTCGATTGCTATCCTTCAGCAAATCGATACGTCCATTCGTGAATGCCAGGCCTTGATCCTGGCCCCCACTCGCGAGTTGGCCACTCAAATCCAGCGTGTGGTGATGGCACTTGGAGAGTACATGAAGGTGCACTCGCATGCCTGCATTGGTGGCACCAATGTGCGCGAAGATGCCCGCATTCTGGAGTCCGGTTGCCACGTTGTGGTTGGCACTCCCGGTCGTGTCTATGACATGATCAACCGCAAGGTATTGCGCACGCAGCACATTAAGCTGTTCGTCCTCGATGAGGCCGATGAGATGTTGTCGCGCGGCTTCAAGGATCAAATCCAGGATGTGTTCAAGATGTTGCCCCCAGATGTGCAGGTCATTTTGCTGTCTGCCACCATGCCCCCAGATGTGCTTGAGGTGAGCCGTTGCTTTATGCGTGAGCCCGTCAGCATCCTGGTTAAGAAGGAGGAGTTGACACTGGAAGGTATCAAGCAGTTCTATGTGAACGTCAAGCAGGAAACCTGGAAGTTGGGCACACTGTGCGATCTGTACGATACGCTGTCTATTACCCAGTCGGTTATCTTCTGCAACACTCGTCGCAAG gTCGATCAACTGACCCAGGAGATGTCCAACCACAACTTCACTGTGTCGGCCATGCACGGCGACATGGAGCAGCGTGATCGTGAGGTGATCATGAAGCAATTCCGTTCGGGCTCTTCCCGTGTGCTAATCACAACTGATTTACTGGCGCGTGGTATCGATGTGCAGCAGGTGTCGTTGGTTATCAACTACGATCTGCCTTCGAATCGCGAGAACTATATTCATAG aatcGGTCGCGGTGGTCGTTTCGGTCGCAAGGGTGTTGCGATCAACTTCATCACAGATGATGATCGACGAATCCTGAAGGATATTGAACAATTCTACCACACTACTATTGAGGAAATGCCTGCTAATATTGCcgatttgatttaa
- the LOC132793871 gene encoding profilin, which yields MSWQDYVDNQLLASQCVNKACIAGHDGNIWAQSNGFEVTKEELAKLISGFDQQDLLTSNGVTLAGQRYIYLSGTDRVVRAKLGRSGVHCMKTTQAVIVSIYEDPVQPQQAASVVEKLGDYLITCGY from the exons ATGAGCTGGCAAGATTATGTCGATAATCAGCTTTTGGCTTCGCAGTGCGTTAACAAGGCGTGCATTGCCGGACACGATGGTAACATTTGGGCGCAGTCCAACGGCTTTGAG GTTACAAAGGAAGAGCTCGCCAAATTGATTAGCGGCTTCGATCAGCAGGACCTGCTCACCAGCAACGGTGTAACACTAGCCGGCCAAAGGTACATTTACCTCTCAGGCACAGATCGCGTTGTGCGCGCAAAACTCGGCAGAAGCGGTGTGCACTGCATGAAGACGACACAAG cCGTCATCGTGTCCATCTACGAGGATCCTGTTCAGCCCCAGCAGGCCGCTTCCGTAGTGGAGAAACTTGGAGATTATCTGATTACTTGCGGGTActag
- the LOC132784029 gene encoding sphingolipid delta(4)-desaturase DES1, whose protein sequence is MGQKVSRTDFEWVYTEEPHASRRKIILEKYPQIKKLFGHDPNFKWIAGAMVLTQILALFIVKDLSWPWLLVLAYCFGGILNHSLMLAVHEISHNLAFGHSRPMHNRILGFICNLPIGLPMSISFKKYHLEHHRYQGDEVIDTDIPTLLEARLFDTTFGKFMWVCLQPFFYIFRPLVINPKPPTRLEIINTIIQLTFNAAVVYFIGWKAMAYLIFGSILAMGLHPVAGHFISEHYMFAKGFETYSYYGPLNWITFNVGYHNEHHDFPAVPGSRLPEVKRIAKEFYETMPQHTSWTRVLYDFVMDPSVGPYARVKRRQRGLAS, encoded by the exons ATGGGACAAAAAGTGTCGCGCACCGACTTCGAATGGGTTTATACGGAAGAACCGCATGCCTCACGTCGCAAAATTATTCTCGAGAAATATCCACAAATCAAGAAACTGTTTGGTCATGATCCGAACTTTAAATGGATTGCCGGCGCAATGGTGTTGACCCAAATACTGGCGTTGTTCATTGTCAAGGACTTGTCGTGGCCCTGGCTGTTAGTGTTGGCCTATTGCTTTGGCGGCATTCTGAATCATTCACTTATGTTGGCCGTGCACGAAATATCGCATAATCTTGCCTTCGGCCACAGCCGCCCCATGCATAATCGGATCTTGGGCTTCATTTGCAATCTGCCCATAGGACTGCCGATGAGCATATCGTTTAAAAAATATCATCTCGAACATCATCG CTATCAAGGCGACGAGGTGATTGATACAGATATCCCAACGCTACTGGAGGCCCGATTATTCGACACAACCTTTGGCAAATTCATGTGGGTGTGTCTGCAGCCCTTCTTCTACATTTTCCGTCCGCTGGTGATCAACCCAAAGCCACCGACACGCCTGGAGATCATCAATACGATCATACAGTTGACATTCAATGCTGCCGTCGTCTATTTCATTGGCTGGAAGGCGATGGCCTATCTGATATTCGGCTCGATTCTAGCCATGGGACTGCATCCGGTGGCGGGGCATTTTATATCCGAGCACTATATGTTTGCCAAGGGATTTGAGACGTACTCGTATTATGGCCCACTCAATTGGATCACCTTCAATGTGGGCTATCACAATGAGCATCACGATTTTCCGGCTGTGCCTGGCTCTCGGCTGCCGGAGGTGAAGCGCATCGCCAAGGAGTTCTACGAGACGATGCCACAGCACACCAGCTGGACACGTGTGCTGTACGATTTTGTGATGGATCCCTCTGTGGGTCCATACGCGCGTGTCAAGCGCCGACAGCGCGGATTGGCCTCCTAA
- the LOC132798834 gene encoding mitochondrial uncoupling protein 4-like, with protein sequence MEDNRIEIPPCFVSTNKKTPFLELYVTSVIAAITGETIAYPFDVCKTRMHIQGEIASKTATPLKYRGMFGTALGIAREEGVLKLYGGLTAMMLRHSTFTGLKMFFYDNLREVMVTNDAEGKPQLGFLRGAFCGMTAGALANILSSPVDLIKIQMQMDGKRQLMGEPARIKNIFQAFGSIYSVGGIPGLWKGTVINATRAALVTLGDLSAYDLSKRQLMILLNSPDNRLIQFMGAMIAGFTSAVLSTPADVVKSRIMNQPTDEKGRGLHYKGTIDCFTKLYRDEGFFAMYKGFMPYWLRVGPWALVFWTTFEQIRRFRGDEGY encoded by the exons ATGGAAGACAACAGAATTGAAATTCCGCCGTGTTTTGTATCCACGAATAAGAAGACTCCGTTCCTAGAGCTGTACGTAACTTCAGTCATAGCGGCCATTACAGGCGAGACCATTGCCTATCCATTCGATGTGTGCAAGACTCGTATGCATATCCAAGGAGAAATCGCCAGCAAAACGGCGACGCCTCTTAAATATCGTGGGATGTTTGGCACAGCTCTGGGCATAGCCCGGGAGGAGGGTGTACTCAAGTTGTACGGCGGCCTTACGGCCATGATGCTGCGGCATTCCACATTCACCGGCCTCAAGATGTTCTTCTACGACAATCTACGGGAAGTGATGGTCACCAATGATGCGGAGGGTAAGCCGCAATTGGGCTTTCTACGCGGCGCCTTTTGTGGCATGACAGCTGGTGCACTTGCGAATATATTGTCATCGCCCGTGGATCTCATCAAGatccaaatgcaaatggatGGCAAGCGTCAACTTATGGGCGAACCTGCGCgcattaaaaacatttttcaggCATTTGGCTCTATTTATTCGGTTGGAGGTATTCCCGGTCTGTGGAAGGGCACGGTAATAAATGCCACTCGCGCAGCTCTGGTCACACTGG GCGATCTTAGCGCCTACGATCTGAGTAAGCGTCAACTGATGATTCTGCTGAATTCGCCCGATAATCGACTTATACAATTTATGGGGGCGATGATAGCTGGTTTCACCAGTGCGGTTCTTAGCACACCCGCAGATGTGGTCAAGTCTCGAATCATGAATCAGCCGACGGATGAAAAGGGTCGTGGTCTGCACTACAAGGGCACAATTGACTGCTTTACCAAGCTCTATCGTGACGAGGGTTTCTTTGCCATGTATAAGGGTTTTATGCCATACTGGTTACGTGTTGGCCCTTGGGCGCTGGTCTTCTGGACAACCTTTGAGCAGATCCGAAGATTCCGCGGCGACGAGGGCTATTGA
- the LOC132788286 gene encoding uncharacterized protein LOC132788286, with product MLNSCSWLAALLLCGCIIGLSASSDALQQDGSALTMSNSIAAPGQPLYYLMADAGPTVGPNDELKRTNRSLMKWWEDLFGPNNCCNNNNNLLPINNNLLPINNNNVLPAIVPNNCNGLQLQNLDPFKQMKLFKKLPDLWGNNCGVQCGQCGNAYVPPADAGYVAPQPQQPQQPAPVAPVDYNAAPVAPAVVPNPAYDGPGDGDAGYVAPPVAPVADNYVAPPTVDNYVPPPSVDNYAAPPAANYEAPVPTPDSYEPAPAPAPQSYSKVEEKGNYGGAQPPQIVYQPIIYLSASPAAKADAEVLKYKPQEQSYEAQTEPPQAQPIYEPPQAQPIYEPPPAPPAPVEPPAYVAPAPAAPPCNAPACGYLPLVGVPFYSYPAPPPAPVYAPPPPAPSYAPPPPPVVAPPAPAYSAPSCQTPIRLSLHDQPYRVAPELFQEYNYRLALADRNSL from the coding sequence ATGTTGAACTCCTGCAGCTGGCTGGCGGCATTGCTGCTCTGTGGCTGCATCATTGGTCTGAGCGCATCCTCGGATGCACTGCAGCAAGATGGCAGTGCGTTGACTATGAGCAACAGCATTGCGGCACCTGGTCAACCGTTGTATTATCTGATGGCCGATGCTGGACCAACAGTGGGACCCAACGATGAATTGAAGCGCACAAATCGTTCGTTGATGAAGTGGTGGGAGGATTTGTTTGGACCCAACAATTgctgtaacaacaacaacaatttgttgcccatcaacaacaatttgctgcccattaataacaataatgtgtTGCCAGCAATTGTGCCCAATAATTGCAATGGACTTCAGTTGCAGAATCTGGATCCCTTCAAGCAGATGAAGCTGTTCAAGAAGCTGCCCGACCTGTGGGGCAACAACTGTGGCGTGCAGTGTGGCCAGTGTGGCAACGCCTATGTGCCACCAGCTGATGCTGGCTATGTTGCACCACAGCcccagcaaccacaacagcctGCACCTGTGGCTCCTGTTGACTACAATGCTGCGCCAGTGGCGCCTGCTGTGGTACCTAATCCTGCCTACGATGGTCctggcgatggcgatgctgGCTATGTTGCACCGCCAGTTGCGCCTGTTGCAGATAACTATGTTGCACCACCAACTGTAGACAACTACGTTCCTCCACCAAGTGTCGACAACTACGCTGCGCCACCTGCTGCAAACTATGAGGCTCCAGTTCCTACCCCAGACAGCTATGAgcctgctcctgctccagcACCGCAAAGCTACAGCAAAGTGGAGGAGAAGGGCAACTATGGTGGTGCACAGCCACCACAAATTGTCTATCAGCCCATCATCTATCTGAGTGCATCGCCAGCTGCCAAGGCAGACGCAGAAGTGTTGAAGTATAAGCCACAGGAGCAAAGCTACGAAGCCCAAACGGAGCCACCTCAGGCACAACCTATCTATGAGCCACCTCAGGCACAGCCCATCTATGAGCCACCTCCAGCACCGCCTGCTCCAGTTGAACCTCCAGCCTATGTTGCACCAGCGCCAGCTGCCCCGCCCTGCAATGCTCCCGCCTGTGGTTATTTGCCACTTGTGGGCGTGCCCTTCTACAGCTACCCCGCTCCACCACCAGCCCCTGTTTATGCTCCACCACCGCCTGCGCCCAGCTACGCTCCACCTCCACCGCCAGTTGTGGCACCGCCTGCACCCGCCTATTCTGCACCCTCTTGCCAGACGCCCATTCGATTGTCGCTTCACGATCAGCCGTATCGCGTCGCACCCGAACTGTTCCAGGAATACAACTATCGCTTGGCCCTGGCCGATCGCAATAGTTTATAG